The nucleotide window ATGCTAACCATGATATATATATGTGAGCCAaatgtatatgttttgtttgtttaaaaaaatctaataaatatatttataaaaaaaaaaaaaatcttttggaGAGGGCACTGCTGGCAGGCTGACTGCCACACTGTATGTGGCAGCAGAGGAAAAGTACAACATACCTTCATAGAATTATTCTAAAAGGCCATTGAATACATTGAAAAATACGTTGATTTAATAGCCTACACCGTTTTACTACTCCgaaaaaaaaagtagtaaaAAAAGTATCTCCCAGATGTGTAGATGATGATGTATAAAACAAGTTCCTCAACCCTTAAAGACTAATTAGTTTCTATCCCTAAAATATATGTGGTATACACACAATTGAACAGCctacggaagaggataagggccactgaagaaaaaaaaaattaaggtaaaatgattattattctcagattaaagtcagaattctgagaaaaagttagaattctgagattaaattctgagaagaaagtcagaattctgagattaaattctgagaagaaagtcagaattctgagattaaagtcagaattctgacttgcttttccataataataataatttataaaaaaaattaccttcattttcttttttccagtggccctaatcctcctccGTAACATCCTTACTGCAATGTTTAGAATAAgttgtgtgcttttgtgtaCCTCAGGGCCCACAGGCAAAACTATCAACTAAACTGACCCAGAGCAGGACCCGTAGATCAGTgctcatcatttaaaaaaaaaaaataaggcccaatctcaatgtcctgagtcctgagccctgagccctgagctctgaaccctgagccctgagccctgagcccttcttgacttaattgacgtcacctggaaagtgattgagggcaggaggctttAAGCAGtggtgtgtccagaggggtggccaagggtggtattggcaccccttgaaatccaattggccaccccaggggccaccccaaaatcctaaactatgattggctgtttgccttgtcagaggtggggtttatgttaaaatctataatttgggatgagttcatttttatttatttttaatttttatttatttattgtcatgccacctgtgttgccttcctgcccaggtcgttattgcaaatgagaattggttctcaattaactcacctggttaaataaaggttaaataaataaaaaaaataaaaatgctggcagtagatttctttattagtgccctcaaatgtgactttgaaaaaatatcttttgtaagtccttaaagaatttagcttagaagatttatgccactttgtcatgtttttcttttttttttaagtcaaaaggaatataacaactgttcaatactttaatgaaagtaggttgtgaagacagaaagggtaaatgttattaattgtaaatgcactggccacccctgcctatatGAGAGCCTCAGtagggccaccccagtcaaaatgttctggacacacccctggctgtaagggctcaaactgtagaactgggaatgggacagcactttgcgaCTTCTCACATAATCTGCACGTCACCAGCTCACCATAGCGATATTAGGAATTtatattgcacaatttttactttcctcaaattcaaggtgcTTAAAGGACTGACTGCCTGattgtcatgtgatccaggctcctACCGTACAGACTGCCTAACCAcatgatttaaaatatataaataggcggaactataaatatataaattatactgtatacacatatatgtgaagataaatagattaaggctgttttctatatttatacttacaggcaaaaaAATTAATCCAgtaaatttcattgcaactttcatgcttcttttttactgccacacttttttagatttaatgttaCGACGCTCGTTTACCTTTCCAAGCTcgcgggcttcccctgggaatccggTGTTTCACGtaacaatgctatgaactctgggtaatttccttacgctaagtctgcaaaaatgtccacttacggaaagggggcataTAGGGCTCAAACAGTCAGTGAGaaatccctcacacacttgatgatttgatagtgggacagccctaagccctcacgaACCTAGTGGGAACCCGCCTCAAAGTCAATGAGTGTATGAGGGTAGACACTGAGATTGGGCCTATGTTTGATGAATTGCAGattctacggaagaggattagggccactgccaaaaaaaattaaaattaaaactaagttgcattttatttttttatgattctgagaaaaagtcggaattctgaatATAATccaagatttctgactttaatcttataataataaaaaatatatattgcatattaattttttttcagtggccatAATCATCCTCCATACATTTGtcataaatgttttaaattacaaaaacaaatctcattatcctttaaaaaaagtaaaattagaTCAAAATCTGGTTTATTGTCAAGAAGGTTTTCACACATCCTGAATTTGACCTACATTAATACAAACAGAAGTCAAAGACAACTATTCGGAGTAGAaattcttaaaataaaaaaatacaatgaaatatttaTCCATATCTTTGCTTTTACCATTTATTTGTGGGAAAAGAtgctgctttaaataaaatagttgACCATTCCAGGAAGCACAATTTGCCCCCAAACAGATTCATTTAACCACAAAGATGTAAGATCTCCGGTTCAGTGATGAAAATGAAGCTGTCACCACCTTGGGAAGGAGTCTTCATTATTGATTGGCATATGTCTTGTTTTCACGCTTTTAAAGTTGCTACCTACTCAAAAAAAGGTCTATATTTCTGTTATAAAGCTTTTAAATTCATTATGTAATCTGTTTCTTACTAATATTTTGcactttttgctctttttttgtgtgcttgtgacacaaataacaaaacattcTGTAAGATCTTAAGGCCtgacagtccaaaaacatgattcaaagtatTGTTGAATCTTATCCCACATTCCATAAAataactttgatttatttttttgaagcatagaactttgttttgttgctaATTTTGATTAGCTGGAGATAAACATAAAGACTAACTATACATGAAAAACATTCTTTCAAGTTAACTTCTACAAGTGCAATCAACCTCTGAGTCACACTTCAAGCCAGGTTACAGACACTAGTCTGCACAATTATCCCCATCAGGCTGTAATGGGATTCACCTGTGTGAGGGTCCATTTGTAAAGCAGAAAACTCCCTCATGCAGCCCAAAGGGTAGGCCTTAGTGTTCTTAATCCCACTGCAAACCTCAAATAAAACTGCTGATAGACGGGATTCTGAGGCTAACAGTTTCCACCTTTTGTACCATGGGTCGATTAGTTGGATCGGGGTTCGTGTTACAGTTTTTCTTTatcacattcattcacattttgagatatttcatGCCTCTTCTAAGATGATTCACTCTCTTTCAGGTGGTTTATGCTCCTGCTTGCAGTTGTGTATGTTGAGGCTCAAAACAAGCCGTCTATAAGTAAGTTTCTTTTCTTGTTGTCTAGATTtacagcatcatttttattttactgactgCGAACTAATATGAGCATTAAATCCCAGATATCCACTCACAATGTCTGGGGAATGTCATGCGTGTGGATGTTGGTCCACTTGGAGGAAATCTTCTGGAAGTGGCTGCTGTGATTAGTAAGCTAACACTTCTGAATTCAATTATTCTTTTACTCTGTCTCACTTCTTTTCTGTAACTGGGCTTCTGTTTTTTCCTCCACAGATAACACTGCCATCCCTCTCACACCAAGTTTAGCCTCTCAGTGCGGCTTCAGTTTGATCATAAAACAGCAAGAGAGTGCCATGATTTATGCCTCCCTTCAAAACTGCTTTGCTCAAAATGTGGTAAGAAAAACTGGAGACATTATTTCGTTGAGTGGCTTCAAATGTGCCTCCTTATGTTGGTAATCATTTTGAGTCACTTTTCCATTTGTTTGTAGGATGATAAAGCTTTCACAACCATATTAAACCTCCGGCTGTATGGAAACCATATGGGTGAAGATGAGCTGTACCAGGTGGCTGAAACCTGCCATTACACTTCTTGGGCCTCCAGGGAAATTGTCTGTGCAAGCAACTATATGGAGGCAAGTGAAGGGTGAAAGGACTCTCAGGGGTCATATTCCAGTCTATATGATAAGTTGTTTTATGTCCTATGTGAGAATCAAGGCTGGTACATTTGATGTCTCTGCAAATGGGAGAGGAGAGATTGATTGTCTCTTATGGTGTGGCTTTATTTCTAGGTGTCTGTGGAAAGGGCAGCTCCAGATGATTATGTCCTTCCTGAAAATCCCAACACAGGGTCGAATCCTACGTCTGGTGACCCTCGACGAGACGCTGAGGTTTCATAAGCTCATCTAACCCTTTTTGATAATTCCCtaacttctttttcttttatttgatggCATGCTTTTATATTTTCCCTCCAGAAACAACTCATAGACACAGGATTCAGAATCACAACGCTCGTCTTCTTCACACCTGAGGAGAGGATTATGAATGTGGCTGATGCCCAGAGAAATGGTTATGGGATTGCTAACACTGCTACAAGGCTGTTCCTGAGAAGTTCAAGATTTTCACCTGAAACATACACCGAGAGTGTAAGTGGACTGCAGTCCCTAAATTTTAAACTTCCTCTCAGGCAGACTCTCTGGGTGAATTATTTGCAGTCCATTCGATAACTCACTACTTGCTTACACTTGCAGCCAGTAAACTATTGGATTTAGATCAAATAATGTAATCAAACTGCCATTTCAATGGATTACTTTGTCTGAAATCCAGTTGGCACAGCTATATACATCAGGAGACTACCCTTATTGTATTCACATCCTCTATTTTGTTGAGTTACATGTACCCTGAGGAGTTTAATATTCTCTTATTCCAACAGTGCACACCAATACTCACCCACTAAAGCATAAATTAGACCAAACACGCACTAAATGCATAATGTTCTGTTTAACTCGACAGGTTGCTGGAGTGCCCATGACAGTGCTCAAAACCTCCACAGTGTTTGAAAAGAAGTGGATGGCAACTCAAATCGATGCAGCAGCTGCTTGTCCAAATCTTGATGGTAATGTGCACGTTAGCAAAGGCTCAAAGCTAGCAATACATCTAGCAGTACAGATGCTATGAaattttgatttctttttttggtcAACTATTGtgctatatttattttttttgtgggTAGCATAAGTCTAGTTTTGTTAAGCACAATATGTTAAAATTAGACTACATAGACTTCTTATTTTACCTTTTAACTTTGTTCTTTAGctgaaaatgtgattttaaaataaatttaatcTTGTGTAAACCACTCTAATGCAAAGATTAAAATACAATTAACCTCAACAGAGGATTTTGACTAATTCTGGGAGATCTTCTAGCTTGGCTTAATTAGATAAGAATTTCTGAATTGTAAATATGATGGTAAAGCCAGCAGCTGTTAGCCTAGCTaagtagtgtatttctgagttattgatttattttaaactcttaaGTATATCAAGGCAGCGGCCTCATTTACAACATAGCCGAGCtaatacaacagaaaaaccaaacagaagaCACACTCGTacaaaataagagaaaagggtatttttaaacacacaaaaaagaaaagtaaaataaatgtattgtttatctagaactagtagttcccaccaacAGCGTATCATTTAGgcaagatctcaatggtttagttactttccactgtgttcctgttaatgatttACATTTcctcaaatgactgaagtatcgatattttgatttgagaatcgattttagagcataaagatctggtattGATATTTCAGTATTGATCTGCACATGTGGATTGCAAAGAAGTGTCCTCAACTTTGTAACAAGTTTTCATCATTTCTTCATCTCACAGAACTCAAAGCAACCATCTCCTTTCATtgaacaaaatatgaaaatgaagtGATAAAtactttgtatttgtttatcatCTTCTCACAGGTAGTGTTGCTTTCTCTGAAAACACAATCACCTGGTTCCTACCGAGGCACCTCGACCCTCTGATTTCTTCCGGTCAGTTCCATCTATTGGAGGTCCACATGGGGGTCAACGGCCAGAGGCTGGAGCCTCCTGAGATGGCTGCCAGAGGTTACTCCATGTCTGTCAATGACGACTACATCATTGTTGAAATTCCTGTCGGGGCTGTCGGTGGCCACATGCAGGTAATTGGCTCTGAAATTTACTTCCACAGCaacctttatgtttttttaattctggaATGCTTGCAACTAAGTTAAGCCTATGTGGTTTGAAAAGGcttataataaaatgtatacatttagGCCATCTTATTTCTACAGTGTCGCAATGTGACAAATGCATAGACGAGATAGTTTTAGAAATGGCAAGACTTTGAGATCTTTACTTTCTCTAACAAAAAATCAGGAGCTCCAGAAAGAAACTTCCCATCATATGGTCTGAAATGAATGTTCCATGTAACCACCTTGTACATATATTTGAAACCAACTTTAGTgttaatagaaataaaacattaccTCTGTTAAACTTGGTGGTTCCTAGATGAGCATGACTTGACCTTACCTTTTTTCTAATGCCCTTTTTAAATTTACGTGATATTTGCTCAGGCAAGCCCTTACAAAGGATTTTAAAtctctgcagagtcatgttCAGGATGGTCAGTACCTCACATCTTACAACGTCGAGCCGATGCTTGAGATTCTCTGGGTTGAAGACTCTACTCATGAGGACACGCGATACAGAGTCCTCTTCCCCATAACAACCCCGATTATGCCTCAATCTCTCCAAGTCATCGACAGTGAGTCTTATTTTCTTGGTTCtctgatgttttaaaataaaccgCCTGCTGCTTGAATTTCTCTGTATTTGCTTTGCAGACACTATCCCGAAGGAGCGGGTGTTCAAAGTGCTGCTTGGGCCCTTTGGCCCCGATGTGGCATTAATGAACATCAGCTTCCCCTCAGAGGTTCTGACCGTGGCTGATTGCAATCTCAGAGGCATTAACATTCAGGAGCACACATATCCTAACAGCAGCTCTAAGGTCTTCTCAGTGGAGGTGCCTTTCATGGACAGGGTCGTGCTAAAAACGGTAAACTATGTTCTTAACTTGAGAGTGAAATACTTTGGGTTGTTTTCTTCGTTTGAATGGACTTTG belongs to Notolabrus celidotus isolate fNotCel1 chromosome 13, fNotCel1.pri, whole genome shotgun sequence and includes:
- the LOC117823812 gene encoding uncharacterized protein LOC117823812, whose protein sequence is MGRLVGSGWFMLLLAVVYVEAQNKPSINIHSQCLGNVMRVDVGPLGGNLLEVAAVINNTAIPLTPSLASQCGFSLIIKQQESAMIYASLQNCFAQNVDDKAFTTILNLRLYGNHMGEDELYQVAETCHYTSWASREIVCASNYMEVSVERAAPDDYVLPENPNTGSNPTSGDPRRDAEKQLIDTGFRITTLVFFTPEERIMNVADAQRNGYGIANTATRLFLRSSRFSPETYTESVAGVPMTVLKTSTVFEKKWMATQIDAAAACPNLDGSVAFSENTITWFLPRHLDPLISSGQFHLLEVHMGVNGQRLEPPEMAARGYSMSVNDDYIIVEIPVGAVGGHMQSHVQDGQYLTSYNVEPMLEILWVEDSTHEDTRYRVLFPITTPIMPQSLQVIDNTIPKERVFKVLLGPFGPDVALMNISFPSEVLTVADCNLRGINIQEHTYPNSSSKVFSVEVPFMDRVVLKTSESGTTVYSLHMALGLLVLPDFVPFSHTAYLEAKLVDIVAPSISGGCDTQNFFVLVKHGSKGYNFQTIVANQLLTPHQAQQYNFMDNGTHFSFEVPFTAPEVVFEAVQSSSIRTRIDVVLRNPETNRNIKDFSLACDFISPLTECFPNGTMTAWAVKLESVPSLNLAQLALRDPTCGPAYSDDRYAYFVFTANSCGTTRKFLPNMMLYENEISLPDELEMMRDSRRDEPEYELKVSCYYEINKTHAVSFHTRPRRSEPYAENAKGELQVEMRLALDNSYREFHRVEDYPIAKYLQQPLNFEVELMSTNPKISLELDNCWATLNEDSTSQPRWNLIINGCPNPVDPYQLIIHPVWPGGRVQYPSHFKRFEVQMFAFAEDENNFSRQVFVHCDVVICDPRNPLSGVCSGPCSKQENKKRGLRSAVADGDFKHVSSGPIILQ